The following nucleotide sequence is from Cydia pomonella isolate Wapato2018A chromosome 6, ilCydPomo1, whole genome shotgun sequence.
tagttattacataTCCTTTCTAGGCAAGAAGGTGTAGAAACTAACTGGTATTTTCCTAAAACGGTGGAAATTACTACACCAGATGGTCAAAAAGTGGAATGCCGCACTTACCAACAAACTACCAACCCACCAGCCCGAGAGGAGGATGATGACATACCAGTGGACCGGAGGCCATCCATGACCTACCTGAATGTGATCTTGAAGGGAGCAGTTGAATGTCAACTGCCTCCAGATTACATAGAGAAGCTTAATAAGTTACCTCACAATGGCCAAGAAGCCTCTCCCAAAATGATTGCAAAATTGGATTTATAAAATGATGCATTTTATGACTTGATGAACTGaaatgaatataattatattttgaatatactGTTTGATATGTTTTTATGTCGTATAGTTCTAGAGAGATAGTCTAAGAAGAAACCGTaagttcgtgccatccacgatgacgggCAGATTTGtctaatctaacctttaataacatgacaatacgagccaaggcacgcgtcgtcttGAATGGCACTATCTATACCTCTTAGTTTGACCATTTGACAGGCGAAACAAAtgactagggaatgcaaaaaccggaggtttttcaaaaccggttttttcttcggttttacaaaaaaaaaaattcatcgccatggaataacgaaaagattgcttcacgtgtaaaaacgaatgctagtatagtatatacacgattttatcacgaaattaaagacagaatatctgactattttattgtattgtatgggaattgtcaaatgacttaatgttatttgtaactaggaatagaaACAatccaattttattaaattatttttttcttaaatatatgacaatattaatttaatgttatttgtcttaaatcaaatggcccaatccgaaatcttgctctaagtttttAGCTGTCTTCTAGTAAATATTCAAGTAGTTAATTCGTTTACTGTTACtaccttcctttataaaatatttgctaagttattatggatttgtaaagtaggaaataaattaaataagctaaTACAACAATTCACGTCACGTGTTTCTTCTCGAAAAGTCAATTAGAAACTGATGGTGTTAGATTAAACTGGGCAAACACAGGtagtcaagtaattccattctttagggtttgaactaccctttcctattagtgcgagaagagacaaaaaaggttgtcggtaagtcgttatcactgaaccaacaaaagactctaaagctgccattgatataattgattacgtagaatttttctacagcgcatcgcataataaaattataagtaagaccttttataccaattcgtacaccagcacggatgtcctgccactgccagtactttatattatttaatctttcgtatttttgtattttgcattgtaaaaattcatttagcgttacaaattatcaaactaacacaacaccacattatttgatttgatgtcgattcaaccggtttaggaccgatttatacccttataatgaataaaacatgcaacttaggtaaataaaaaaaaccgaaaccggtttttttaaattctaaaaacccggtcttgggtttccgtcaaaaaaccggttttaaccggttttttcggtttcggttaaaaccggtttgcattccctacaaATGACGCTGTTGTGCTCAATTGTTTTATGGTCTGAGTTGACAACTCTTGGCAACCAACCAGTTAGGTACAGTCAtcggatatatcggagcggacgaggtgttcaaaaatatctgaacaaaacgTGTTCAgcttcagatatttgtgaacactttgctcgctctgatatatctgatggagaCTATCGTGCAATGTACGGTCCGGAGCCGTACAAAACATCTCGTCAAATTAGAAACACgaaattattttagattttccACATCTGATAATcatcaatcaatattttattctcTAGTGAGAGACAATAAGTTGATTGGTATCCCATCAAAGACTAGTTACAAATAGTGTTTTAGGAATGGccccaaaaaaatataatagattGCCAAATGTAATTTGAGGTAGAGGGCCTAGAATTTAAAgaagacttaaaaaaaatgtatataatagaccaagcttattattattacccaattaatgaatgtataatattttaattgattgacgttttttttaaacacctcTGACAtcagttttatatttagtttaattttatgcaTGTGACGTCGACCTTGTATATGATGTGTAGGtattactatttttaaattattttaacatgtaCTCTTAGGTTTATTAATTTTGGTGTAGTTACATTTTTATGTCGTACGCCGAAAGGCACACCATGGACCATAGGCCAATTACCTAAACAGTAAACTGACACCTTATGTAACCCatgatgacgaaataaataaatctttgaaTCAAGTTTGCTTATCCTTTACTTAGTTCAGCTCTATGATCTGGTAATTAGTTGCATCTAACACCATACTGAAAAGATGTATTTTTGGTTGGATGGAAGAAAACATTTAAGTTCAAGGCAAATGGGTTATGAAATAAAAAGCAGaactaaacctaaatatatctttatttcaaataatgtgTATTTTACACATGGAAGATATAAACGGTCAAAGTTAAGGGTCTCatgattatttaataacaaagtGAACGTGAAAATGAATCAGATTCAATCctctcaataaaaaatatgatgaaCATTTTTTCCATAATAATTTCCAATTACCATCAATGTGCAAAGATGCTGTTTcctaatattttacatgagaaccTTCCATTTGAGACTTGCA
It contains:
- the LOC133519165 gene encoding gamma-glutamylcyclotransferase-like is translated as MLKMIAPVKDHFLYFAYGSNLLKKRIRINNPTAEFLGIGRLDNHILDFMKYSDHWRGTSATIVPKQGSIIWGAIWRLHNNDMPALDWQEGVETNWYFPKTVEITTPDGQKVECRTYQQTTNPPAREEDDDIPVDRRPSMTYLNVILKGAVECQLPPDYIEKLNKLPHNGQEASPKMIAKLDL